The genomic stretch CTGTTTTCGAGCATGAGGTTTGGCCGGCCCTGAAGGGAAACAGGGCGATCGCCCTGGTTCACCGTGTGCATCGCCCCCGCGGTGGCAATCAGCGGGCTTACTCCCTGCCCTTTCACGAGGCGGTTCAGGTCGCGCTTTGGGATCTTGCGGCGAAGCAAGCCGGCATGCCCCTCCATGTCTTGCTTGGCAGTCGCCGCAACCGGGTGAAAGCCTATGCCAGCGGCCTCGACTTTCACCTCGACGACGATGCCTTCGTCTCGCTGTTCTCCCACGCGGCGTCGATTGGCTACTCGGCTTTCAAGATCAAGGTCGGCCATCGGGATTTCGACCGCGATCTGCGGCGCCTGGAACTGTTGAAGGCCTGTGTCCCGGCCGGCTCCAAAGTCATGATCGATCCGAACGAGGCCTGGACCTCGAAGGAGGCGATCACGAAACTGGTGGCGATCCGCGAGGCCGGCCACGACCTTCTCTGGGTCGAGGATCCGATCCTGCGTCACGACCATGAAGGGTTGAGAACACTCAGGCATGCCGTCACATGGACCCAGATCAACAGCGGCGAGTATCTGGATCTGCAAGGCAAGCGGCTTC from Mesorhizobium sp. NZP2077 encodes the following:
- a CDS encoding mandelate racemase/muconate lactonizing enzyme family protein gives rise to the protein MNLSHFRITRFQFARDRVIGDSQVRADDVNAAALELVSESGEVGLGFIQTLFNPLPDQQEIEAVFEHEVWPALKGNRAIALVHRVHRPRGGNQRAYSLPFHEAVQVALWDLAAKQAGMPLHVLLGSRRNRVKAYASGLDFHLDDDAFVSLFSHAASIGYSAFKIKVGHRDFDRDLRRLELLKACVPAGSKVMIDPNEAWTSKEAITKLVAIREAGHDLLWVEDPILRHDHEGLRTLRHAVTWTQINSGEYLDLQGKRLLLEAHAADMLNVHGQVTDVMRIGWLAAELGIPVSLGNTFLEVGVHMAAALPEVEWLEYSFQNFDHLVEQPIDIRDGYAYAPDRPGHGLVLSEKARGEWIRPKRLARSELGAAPENPRLPMK